The following are from one region of the Anaeropeptidivorans aminofermentans genome:
- a CDS encoding copper amine oxidase N-terminal domain-containing protein, giving the protein MMKRKFALFLAAVMSIAALPQAAFAAISDNYLSKSGLNVPNYTLFYEQGWPGVSGGSVTGNDDKVEYWIDGSNLVIELNNTLENGITGTGIFKVQLENASWFFRAEESNSVSLPIQASETAGITSTIAESLKTSYPDYITESGGAYTAKSEVVTTDYTGTGYPTDSTGAKLKTTFNPSDGVYFNNNYLRLAPNQVQYMLRVSPIDSSVATVSILGNTGASATDGAKKRLVIPLVVRTGGDDTEVTVSITDSATSISTNRFLLAQGSEGRTRTTATGTVTARTDFDLKEIVINELRIGSIKQGASFELVAPSGYYFDNINNAQVFTESGLRWASGQSGLGTSTGDTPDYTINYRNRNTRQDRNIVEVTLPGVRPSTNIRGALYIKGLMLVSEEVDDVISDQELYIAIRDTGNDSITDESFLVGRVADYTVSLTRVRDTIPELISGRLERYTLIQNGVYSSDGTVSDDDHRAATVRVEERIPNAWWSERTTEFTLPEGVKILKARFTNVENLSDASRTSLTTVGTSNDNDFYNTGSRQNSVVTLKDNRLTISRLSVKDASKRARFDLTLWLNIRVDFEGDIDLTLTGSAVTGAEGGSSVTIARAIKPVTVTTKVSDVKVGYQYLSVGDFDITETKAGNLEQGKAVYISVTDEISFDMSIAKGFTAQVVEGNLRISNILTQSALGYTGETIEGQVKFDIDRASTQASTIRFSNVQVKVDRSVPYSNLSNENDRGINLVVWGPAIAGNYEGLIGDIKKGLPADTSINTRDFFTVPGIREKYINVTTAATGENNQFSNVVKVTIGNPVILIGQDQYTMPVSAYVSTRSNSTMVPVRFISNALGLADEKVKWDDASKTVTVDAGTRIVQFQIGNTNYLANGVSIPMTSPDGLPVAAEITNERSFVPFRALGDAFNITVAWDAATSTATYNAPIPQ; this is encoded by the coding sequence ATGATGAAAAGAAAGTTTGCTCTTTTCCTGGCGGCTGTTATGTCCATCGCGGCATTGCCCCAGGCAGCCTTCGCGGCGATTTCCGACAATTACCTTTCCAAATCCGGCTTAAATGTTCCCAATTATACGCTCTTTTATGAGCAGGGATGGCCGGGTGTATCGGGAGGATCTGTAACAGGAAACGACGACAAGGTAGAATATTGGATAGATGGTTCAAACCTTGTGATTGAGCTTAACAATACGTTAGAAAACGGTATAACCGGTACCGGAATATTTAAAGTACAACTTGAAAATGCAAGCTGGTTCTTTAGGGCAGAGGAGTCAAACTCCGTGAGTCTTCCCATACAGGCCAGTGAAACAGCAGGTATAACGTCAACCATAGCGGAAAGCCTTAAAACCAGCTACCCTGATTATATAACAGAATCAGGCGGCGCATACACTGCGAAATCAGAAGTAGTTACAACAGACTATACGGGAACAGGTTATCCTACAGATTCAACTGGAGCGAAGCTTAAAACCACTTTTAACCCCAGTGATGGTGTTTACTTCAATAACAACTATTTAAGACTTGCGCCGAATCAGGTTCAGTATATGCTTCGCGTAAGCCCTATTGATTCCTCAGTGGCTACAGTAAGCATTCTCGGTAATACAGGAGCCAGCGCAACAGACGGCGCAAAAAAGAGACTCGTTATTCCTCTTGTAGTTAGAACAGGCGGAGACGATACAGAGGTAACAGTATCCATAACAGACTCTGCAACTTCTATATCAACCAACAGATTCCTTCTTGCTCAAGGCAGCGAAGGACGTACCAGAACAACTGCAACAGGTACAGTAACCGCAAGAACAGATTTCGACTTGAAAGAGATTGTAATAAACGAACTTAGAATCGGTTCTATTAAGCAAGGTGCATCTTTTGAACTTGTAGCACCTTCGGGATATTATTTTGATAATATCAATAATGCACAGGTTTTCACAGAATCCGGCCTTAGATGGGCAAGCGGACAAAGTGGACTTGGTACAAGCACGGGAGATACTCCTGATTATACCATTAACTACAGAAACAGAAACACAAGACAGGATAGAAATATAGTGGAAGTTACCCTTCCAGGCGTAAGACCTTCGACAAATATCAGAGGTGCCTTATATATAAAAGGCCTTATGCTGGTATCTGAAGAAGTTGACGACGTAATAAGCGATCAAGAACTTTATATTGCTATCAGAGATACAGGAAACGATAGTATCACTGATGAAAGCTTTTTAGTAGGCAGGGTTGCGGATTATACCGTATCCTTGACAAGAGTAAGAGATACGATTCCTGAGCTTATATCAGGCCGTCTTGAAAGATACACCTTAATTCAAAATGGCGTATATTCTTCCGACGGAACTGTATCCGATGATGACCATAGAGCAGCAACCGTTAGGGTAGAAGAAAGAATTCCGAATGCATGGTGGTCTGAAAGAACTACAGAGTTTACTCTTCCTGAAGGTGTTAAAATCCTTAAGGCTAGGTTTACAAACGTAGAAAACCTTTCCGATGCATCAAGAACATCCCTTACAACAGTAGGCACAAGCAATGATAATGACTTCTACAACACAGGTTCAAGACAGAACAGTGTTGTAACATTAAAAGACAACAGGCTTACAATTTCGAGACTTAGCGTAAAAGACGCTTCTAAGAGAGCAAGATTCGACTTAACATTATGGCTCAATATCAGAGTAGACTTTGAAGGCGATATCGACCTTACCCTTACAGGCTCTGCAGTAACAGGCGCTGAAGGCGGAAGCTCCGTAACTATCGCAAGGGCTATCAAGCCAGTAACCGTAACCACTAAGGTATCTGATGTTAAAGTAGGTTATCAGTATCTTTCCGTAGGTGATTTTGATATTACAGAAACCAAGGCAGGAAATCTTGAGCAAGGCAAAGCAGTATATATTTCAGTAACTGATGAAATATCGTTTGATATGAGTATTGCTAAGGGCTTCACCGCTCAGGTAGTTGAAGGAAACCTTAGGATTTCAAATATCTTAACACAATCAGCCCTTGGCTATACAGGAGAAACTATCGAAGGACAGGTTAAATTCGATATAGACAGAGCCTCTACTCAAGCCTCTACAATCAGATTCTCAAACGTTCAGGTTAAGGTAGACAGAAGTGTTCCTTATTCAAACCTTTCCAATGAAAATGACAGAGGTATCAATCTTGTAGTTTGGGGACCTGCTATAGCCGGAAACTATGAAGGCCTCATAGGAGATATTAAGAAGGGTCTTCCGGCAGACACAAGCATCAATACCAGAGACTTCTTTACAGTACCTGGCATCAGAGAAAAATATATTAACGTAACTACAGCTGCAACAGGTGAAAATAACCAGTTCTCAAATGTAGTTAAGGTAACGATCGGTAATCCGGTTATCCTTATCGGCCAGGATCAGTACACGATGCCTGTATCCGCATACGTTTCAACAAGAAGCAACTCAACTATGGTACCTGTAAGATTTATCTCTAACGCTTTAGGTCTTGCAGATGAAAAGGTTAAATGGGACGACGCGTCTAAGACAGTAACCGTAGACGCAGGTACACGTATCGTACAGTTCCAGATAGGCAATACAAATTATCTTGCTAACGGCGTAAGCATTCCGATGACAAGCCCTGACGGCTTGCCGGTAGCTGCTGAAATAACCAACGAGCGTTCCTTTGTTCCTTTCAGAGCTCTTGGAGACGCCTTTAATATAACGGTAGCATGGGACGCTGCAACAAGCACAGCAACCTATAACGCACCGATTCCTCAGTAA
- a CDS encoding NUDIX domain-containing protein, whose protein sequence is MDIKLRNMASIYISRDDKMLMLYRIGSSVVPPSWCGIGGHFEEYELNDARACVLRELKEEMNISEGELDDLQLKYVTLRLKDNEIRQNYYFFADLKPNLIVNLICNEGKPEWIQYKHILEKEMPYTAKYVLQHYLKIGKYSNHIYGGIAALKNVVFTELIDF, encoded by the coding sequence ATGGATATAAAATTACGAAACATGGCTTCAATCTATATTTCAAGAGATGATAAAATGCTGATGCTATACAGAATCGGTTCAAGCGTAGTTCCGCCTTCATGGTGCGGTATCGGCGGCCATTTTGAAGAATATGAATTAAACGATGCCAGAGCCTGCGTCCTTAGGGAATTAAAAGAAGAAATGAATATTTCAGAAGGCGAATTAGACGATTTGCAATTAAAATATGTCACATTACGGTTAAAGGATAATGAAATCAGGCAAAACTATTATTTCTTTGCGGATTTAAAGCCAAACTTAATTGTAAATCTTATATGCAATGAAGGAAAGCCGGAATGGATTCAATATAAGCATATTTTAGAGAAAGAAATGCCTTATACTGCAAAATATGTTTTACAGCACTATCTAAAAATAGGAAAATATTCCAACCATATATATGGTGGTATTGCAGCCCTGAAAAATGTGGTTTTCACAGAATTAATAGATTTTTAA
- a CDS encoding CTP synthase, protein MQTKYIFVTGGVVSGLGKGITAASLGRLLKARGYKVTIEKFDPYINIDPGTMSPYQHGEVFVTDDGAETDLDLGHYERFIDENLTINNSVTTGKIYWSVLHKERRGDYLGATVQVIPHITNAIKERIETTAKVTESDIVITEIGGTVGDIESLPFLEAIRQYAKEVGRRNAIFIHVTLIPYLESSGEMKTKPTQHSVKELLSIGIQPDIIVCRTEYEMSDDMKDKLALFCNVEKGSIIQNTDVPSLYAVPLLLEQERLAHIVLEKLQLGCPEPDLSQWQEIVEKQRNISKKVKIALVGKYVKLHDAYLSIVESLNHAGIYNDVDIDIDWIDAEAMDTEDADKYLKDADGILVPGGFGDRGVEGKISAAKYARENKIPYFGICLGMQCAVIEYARNVLSYDKAHTSEIDSETSYPVIDIMPDQKNIDDKGGTMRLGSYPCVLKDNTVSKEAYGANEINERHRHRYEFNNEYREAIENAGLLIAGLSPDKKLVEIVELPREAHPWYVGVQFHPEFKSRPNKPHPLFKSFIKAAIEKNEKNA, encoded by the coding sequence ATGCAGACAAAGTATATTTTTGTAACAGGCGGAGTAGTGTCCGGGCTTGGAAAGGGAATTACAGCAGCTTCATTGGGAAGGCTTTTGAAAGCCAGAGGGTACAAGGTTACCATAGAAAAATTCGATCCCTATATAAACATTGATCCGGGAACCATGAGCCCTTATCAGCACGGAGAGGTTTTTGTAACAGACGACGGCGCTGAAACAGATTTGGATTTGGGCCATTATGAAAGATTCATAGATGAAAATCTTACGATTAACAATTCCGTTACTACAGGTAAAATCTACTGGTCGGTTCTTCATAAGGAAAGAAGAGGCGACTATCTTGGGGCTACTGTTCAGGTGATTCCCCATATTACAAACGCCATTAAAGAAAGAATAGAAACTACCGCCAAGGTTACGGAATCTGACATTGTGATTACTGAAATAGGCGGAACCGTGGGAGACATTGAAAGCCTTCCTTTTTTAGAGGCCATAAGGCAGTATGCAAAGGAAGTAGGCAGAAGAAACGCTATTTTTATCCATGTTACATTAATCCCTTATCTCGAATCTTCAGGAGAAATGAAGACAAAGCCTACACAGCATTCTGTAAAGGAGCTTTTAAGCATAGGCATACAGCCTGATATCATCGTATGCCGTACAGAATATGAAATGAGCGATGACATGAAAGACAAGCTGGCTCTTTTCTGTAATGTTGAAAAAGGCTCTATTATACAAAATACAGATGTTCCTTCCTTATATGCAGTGCCGCTTCTTCTTGAACAGGAAAGACTTGCTCATATCGTGCTTGAAAAACTTCAGCTTGGCTGCCCCGAACCGGACCTTAGTCAATGGCAGGAAATCGTTGAAAAACAGCGGAATATTTCTAAAAAGGTTAAAATAGCCCTTGTGGGAAAATACGTAAAGCTTCATGATGCTTATCTTTCCATAGTGGAAAGCTTGAATCATGCCGGTATCTATAACGACGTGGATATTGATATAGACTGGATAGATGCGGAAGCCATGGATACAGAAGATGCAGATAAGTATTTAAAGGATGCAGACGGCATATTAGTTCCGGGAGGCTTCGGCGACAGAGGCGTAGAAGGAAAGATTTCCGCAGCTAAATACGCAAGAGAAAATAAAATACCTTATTTCGGCATATGCCTTGGCATGCAGTGCGCCGTTATAGAATATGCAAGAAATGTTCTTTCCTATGATAAGGCTCATACCAGCGAAATAGATTCTGAGACTTCTTACCCTGTAATAGATATTATGCCGGATCAAAAGAACATCGACGATAAGGGCGGCACTATGAGGTTAGGCTCTTATCCTTGTGTTCTTAAAGACAATACGGTTTCAAAAGAAGCCTACGGCGCAAATGAGATAAATGAAAGACACAGACACAGATATGAGTTTAACAATGAATATCGAGAAGCTATTGAAAATGCAGGCCTTTTAATAGCCGGCCTTTCTCCCGATAAGAAGCTTGTGGAAATCGTAGAGCTTCCCAGAGAAGCCCACCCATGGTATGTGGGAGTGCAGTTCCATCCTGAATTCAAATCAAGACCCAATAAGCCCCATCCGCTTTTCAAAAGCTTCATAAAGGCTGCAATTGAAAAAAATGAGAAAAACGCATAA